The window CAGCTGACCTACGCGACGCGGCCGACCAGTTGCGCGTCTCGGTGGCGGAAGGTGCCACGCCTGAGCAGCTACGGCACCGGGCCGGCGAGCTGAGGTCGAGACTCGCCGGACACCGACAAGAGGGCACAGTGGACAGCAATATCTCCATCCAGCTCGACCTCATGCTCACCGCGCTCATGATGGACGTCGCCGACTGAGAGTTCAGCGCGGCAGCGCCTGCTGCAGTTCGGCGCGCAGCGCCGGAGTCAGCATCTCACCGGCCTGCTTGGCCAACCGCGCCATCTCGTAGCCGACGACACCGATGTCCGCGTCGCTTGCGGCGAGCGTGGCGAGGATCGAACCGTCCCGGATGTTCATGATCAGGAAGTAGCCGCGGCCCATCTCGACCACGGTCTGCTTCACCACGTCGTTGTCGAACATCTGGGCCGCGCCGCTGGTGATGCTCATCAGCCCGGAGGTCACCGCCGACAGCTTGTCGGCGTGGTCCCGGGGCAGATGATCCGAGACCGCGACCAGCAGACCGTCCGACGACACCACGATGGCATGCGCGACACCCGGCACGCGCTCCGCGAACGCGCTCACCAACCAGCTGAGGTCGCGGGCCTCCTTGCTCAAGGTCTTCACTCTTGCTCCTCCTCACCACGGCGGCCGGCCGGCGCCAGGGTCATCTCGCTGGTGTCCTCGGACTCAGCCCGCCGCACACCGCCGTAGAAGCGGGACAGCACGCTGCTGACCGCATCCGGATCCGGCTCGTCGACCGGCGCCGGAACGGGAGCTGCGGGAGATTCGGCGGAAACGGGCAACGAAGCCATCGGCACCCGTACCGGTAGTCCCTTGCTGCTGGTCCCGGCGGTCACCGGAACCACCGGCGGCGCTGGTGTCGGTGGCAGCGGAGCCACCGGTCCGCGCTGCCGTTCCCACCAGACGCTGCCGCCCCCGGCCGCGGCGCCGCCGGCCGAGGCGCCACGGGACGCGGCCCCGCCGGCCGAGGCGAGGATGTCCTCGGCCCGCGTCGGTGTGGGTCGGCGGCCGCCGCGCCGGACCGCCACGGCCCGGTCACCGGCGGCCGGCCCGGCCGGCAGCGCGGTCATCGGACGCAGCGCCAGTACCGCACGCGGCTGCGCGATCACAGCTGGTTGCGCAGGCGCAACCGGACCCGGTTCCTCCGCCGGAGTCGATGGACGAGCGGCCGGGACCGACGGACGAGCGGCCGGCGGGGCGAACGCCGGCCCACGACCAGCCAGCGCGGCCGGTGGCTGGCCGGCCACCGGGTCACCGGCGCTGGCCCGCACCGCCGCTCCGACGGCACGCATCTCCCTGGTCGGGTAGTCGGTGGGACTGCGGCCGGCCGACGCGACGTACGGCGCGTCCTCGTCCGGCGCGGCGAGCACCGTGCCGGGCAGCCACACGTTGGCCACCAGCCCACGTTCGGCCGGCCGCAACTGCACCCGTACCCCGAGTCGGGCGGCCAGGTGGCTGACGACGAACAGCCCCATCCGCTCGGAGGCGGCGACGTCGGCGGCGGGCGGTTCGGCCAGGGTCACGTTGGCCTGCTCGATCGCCTCGGCGGACATCCCCATCCCCTCGTCGGTGATCTCGATGAGAACCGACTGGGGCGCGTACTCGTGTCCGGTGACGTGCACGTTGGTGTACGGCGGGGAGAAGGCGGTGGCGTTCTCCAGCAACTCGGCGAGCAGATGCACCAGGTCGCCGACGGCGTGCCCGACGATGTGCAGCTTGTCCTCGACGTCGTGGCGGATCCGCGGGTACTGCTCGATCTCGGCAGCGGCGGCCAGGGTCACCGCCGACAGCGCCACCGGACGGCTCCACCGGCGGCTCGCCTCGGTGCCGGCCAGCACCAGCAGGCTCTCGTCGTTGCGGCGCATCCGGGCGGCCAGGTGGTCGAGCTTGAACAGGTTATCCAGCTGGTCCGGGTCACCCTCGTCGCGTTCCAGCTCGTCAAGCAGCTCAAGTTGCCGTTCGACCAGCACCTGGCTGCGGCGGGCCAGGTTGACGAACATCGCATTGACGTTGCGGCGCATCACCGCCTGCTCCACCGCGACGGTCACCGCGCTACGGTGCACCGCGACAAACGCCTCGGCGACCTCACCGACCTCGTCGCGGGTGCGTACCGCCGCCGGAGGGATCTCGATCTGCGGGACCCCGGACTCCACCGAACGGAGCCGTTGCAGGGTGTCCGGCAGGTCGAGCTGGGCGACCTGCAACGCCTGGCTCCGCAGGACGCGCAGCGATCGGGCGATCGACCGTCCGATCGCCACCGAGGTGAACAACGCGATGAACAGCACGCCGAGCACCGCCCCGGCGACCAGCACGGTCCGTTGCAGCTGCTGGTCGCTGCGGGCCTCGGCGAGGCTCACCGCGCTGCCCAGCACGCTCGACTCGACCTGGCGCAGCAGCTGGTGCCGGTCCTGGCTGGCGGCCCACCAGGCGTCCGGTTCCAGCACCGCCGGGCTGGCGGCGCCGCCGACGATGGTGGTTTCCTCCAGTTCCACCGCGGCGACGAACCGGGGGTCGGCGGCGGCCTGGCTGTACCGGGCGATCTGGTTGCCGGTCGCGGTCACCCGAAACTCGGCGAGCGCGGTCAGTTGCTGCGCCCGCAGGTCGGTCAGACTGACCTGATCTTCGGGGCCGTACCGGCCGGCCCGGGCGGCGGCGTACAGCTGCGCCCGGATCCGGGAGCCGAGTTCCTTGACCCGGGCCAGCTGGACGCTGCGCAGCACCGCCTGGGTCAGCTCCGGTCGGTCCTGACCCGGCGACGGTTCGGCGAGCAGGTCCAGCAGAGCGTCGATGGCCCGGGTGTAGTTGCCGAACACGGTGTCGGCACCGACCGCGCCGCCGGAGATGGACTCGCGCAGCGGTGGCAGCTGGTCCAGTGACTCGAGCACCCGGCTGTAGGCGGTCTGCCAGGCCGCGTCCCCGCCGGACTGCGGGCCGGCGGCGGCCAGGAAGTCGGCGATCCGGCGGTCGACCGCGTCGTAGTGCGGCTGCAGCACCTCGACGCTGCGCTCCGGGTCGAACCCGACGCCGGCCTGCCGGACCGCGAGTTCGCCGGCGGAGCGGTCGCGCTCCTGCTGCAGCTCGTGTACCAGGGCGGTGACCTGCTCGCCGATCTGGACCTGCCGGGCGAACTCGTTCAGTGCCGTCGCCTGGCCGACCAGTGAGCCGGTCTGCACCGAGGCGACCACCAGGAACGCCACCGACGGGACGACCAGAACCGCGGCGAGCTTCGCGCCCATCCGCCAGTCCCGGGGACGCAGCCGGAGCCGACGACGGTGTGGCGTCACCCCGTCGTCGTCGGTCAGACGGCGGCGGGGGTACGGCACCGCGTTGTCGTACGGGCCACCGGGAGCAACCACCACGCCTCCTCGCAGTTTCCCCGACACCGGCCAAGCCGAGGAGCGGAGTCCATCCAACCAGCCCACGTTCCGCTGTCAACGCGGCGACCTGCGGGAAGACTCACGAAGGATACAGTGGCTGACTGGCCGGTAGCTTACCCGCCGACTCGCCATCGTCCGTCCGGCCGATGTCGCGGGCCGGCCCCGGCCCGTCGAGCCGGCCGAGCGCGACCAGCGCGGCCCCGGTGGCACCGACCTCGGGCTCGGCCATGTAACGCACCTGACGCGGGGCGAGCACCGCGCCGAACGCCCTGCGCCACCAATCGGACGCGGAGAGTGCGCCACCGCCGAGAACGACCTCGGTCACCGGGCCGTCCATCGTCGATTCGATCTCGTCCAGGTCACCGGCCACCTGCCGGCAGACGCCCTCCATCAGCCCGGCGAATATGTCGACCGCCGTGGTGCCGAATCCCAGTCCGCGCAGCTCACCGGAGCCGGCCGGGGCCCGGCCCGGCGGGCGGTCGCCGCCGAACCGGGGATCCGCCGGTACGCCCTCACCCGGCTCGATCAGCTCCAGCGCCCGTTCCAGCTCGGCGCCCTGCGGCAGGCGCAGTTCCCGGTTCGCCCAGCTGTAGAGGTTGCCGCCGGCGGAGTAGGCTCGGCCGGTGACGATCCGGGTGTGGTCGACCCGGTAGCGCCACAGCTGCGCCGGCAACGGCGGCAACGGGACGCCCGGCGCGGCCAGCTGGACCACCCGTACCGCAGCTGAGGTGCCGACGGTGACCGCGGCCCGGCTGGGATCCAGGCATCCGGAGCCGATGTTGGAGGCGGCGCCGTCGCCGATCGTCGGGGTCCACGGCACGCCGGCCAACGCCGGCCAACGCCGGGCGAACTCGGCCCGCAGCTGCCCACGCCAGTCCGCCGGGGCCAGCTCGGGAAGCTCACCGGGCCGCACCCCGGCCAACCGCACGGCCTCGGGGTCCCACTGCATGGTCACCAGGTCGAGCATGCCGGTGCCGGACGCCTGGGACACCGACATCGGCGCAGGCCCGAGCAGACCGGTCAGCACATACTCCGGCAGGCCGACGAAGCGCGCCGGCCGGCCGCCGCAGTGGCGGCGCAGCCACGGCAGTCGCACCGTCCAGTAGAAGCGGTGCCACCAGGTTCCGGTGCGCTCGTGGAAGTCGGCCTCGTCGACGGGCGCGGTCGCACCGGGCAACGCGGCCGGCCGGGTGTCCAACCAGGTCATCAGGGGGCCGATCGGGGCACCGGCGGGATCCAGCGGCAACACCGAGTGCCACTGGGCGGCGGAGGCGACCAGCTCGACACCGTCGAGCCGGCCGGCCGAGTCGAGCTCGTCGACGCAGTCGATGAGTGCGGCCAGGTAGTCGGCCGGGTCGAGGGTGGCGGCGCCGTCCCGGTCGACCGCCAGCGCCACCTTGCGGCGGGCCAACGCGTCCTGCTGCGGCACGGCCGCGTTGTCGAGGACCAGGCCGCGCACCGACGAGGTGCCGAGATCGAGGGCGAGGATGCTCATCGTCGATCACCGTACCCAGCCACGGGCCTGGACCGGTATGCTGTCGCCATGCTCGCGCTCACTCGTTGCTGGTGGCCCGCTGACCTGGCGGCCCCGCCGCGCGTCTAGCGCGCAACCATCCGGCCGCCCGTCGAGGCGGCCACCGGGTTCCCACCCGGGCAGTTCCTCGCCGGGCCGCCCGAAGCCCGAGGGGACCCGATGACCGACCACCTGTCCAGCCTGCTGCGCGCCGTGCACGACGGCGTCGACCCAGGTCCGTTCGCGCTGCTGCGTCGCGACGGCGCCGACGTCGTCGAACTGCTCCGCGGCACACCGCACCGCGCCGACCGGCTGGCGGACATCCCGCTGCCGGCCGGACCGGCCAACCAGCCGGCGACGCTGGCGGTGGTCCCGTACCGGCAGATCGCCGAACGCGGATTCGCCCACGTCGACGACGGGCTTCCGCTGGAATGCATCCGGGTGTCGACCTACCGGCAGGTGCCGGTCGCGACGGCGATTCGCGACCTGCCCGGCACGCCGGTGACGACCGACGGCGGCGGCTTCGACATCGCCGACGACGAGTACGCCGACCTGGTGGCCCAGGTGCTGCGGGACGAGATCGGCAACGGTGCCGGCGCCAACTTCGTGCTGCACCGCACCTACCGTGCCCGGCTGGTGGCACCGGGCGGGTCCGCCGCCGACCGGGTGGCCCGCTCGGCGGCGCTGGTCGCCGGGTTGAGCGCACTTCGCCGGCTGCTGCGCGACGAACGCGGCGCCTACTGGACGTTCCTGGTCTACACCGGCGAGCGGGTGCTGGTCGGCGCGACACCGGAACGGCACGTCAGCGTCAGCGACGGACTGGCCATGATGAACCCGATCAGCGGCACCCTGCGGCATCCGCGGGGCGAGCCGGATCTCGCCACCGTACTGTCGTTCCTCGACGATCCGAAGGAGGTCGAGGAGCTCTACATGGTGCTCGACGAGGAGCTCAAGATGATGGCGACGGTCGCCGAGCACGGTGGCCAGGTGATCGGCCCCTACCTGAAGCGGATGTCCCGGCTGAGCCACACCGAGTACCTGCTCGCCGGACGCAACTGCCACGACGTGCGGGAGGTGCTCCGGCAGACGATGTTCGCGCCGACCGTCACCGGCAGCCCGATCGAGAGCGCCTGCCGGGTGATCGCCCGGTACAGCCCCGGTGGACGCCGCTACTACGCCGGGGTGCTCGCACTGCTCGGCCACGACAGCGACGGCGCGCAGACGCTGGACGCCCCGATCCTGATCCGGGCCGCCGAGATCGATCTGACCGGGGAGATCCGGGTGCCGGTCGGCGCGACCCTGGTGCGTCACTCCACACCGTCCGGTGAGGTGGCCGAGACGCACGCGAAGGCGTCGGCGGTCCTCGCGTCGCTCGGGCTCGCGTCCGGGCCGGTATCCGGACCCACCTCCGGGCCGGTCCCCGGGCTCACCTCCGGACCGGCGGTGCCGTCGGACCGGTCGGCGGCCGACGGGGCCGCCAGCTGCGGAACCGGGCTGCCGGCCGGGACGCCCGGCACCGGCGTCGCCGCCGCGCTCGCCCACCCCGAACACCCTGCGGTGGTACGCGCGTTGGGCGCCCGCAACGACCGGCTGGCCCGCTTCTGGTTGGAGCAGCGGGTTCCCGGTGCGGTGGCCGAGTCCCAGTTGACCGGTCTGGACGTGCTGGTGGTGGACGCCGAGGACAGCTTCACCGGCATGCTCGCCCACCTGCTGCGGGCGCTCGGCGCGGCGGTCCGGCAGGTCCGCTGGGACCAGACCGCGACGGTCGACCCGGCCACCGCGGACGTCCTGGTCGCCGGGCCCGGCCCGGGTGACCCGACCGACCCGGCGCAGCCCCGGATGGCGGTGCTGCGCCGGGTCGTGGACGCCGCGCTGCACCGTGGGCAGCCGCTGCTCGGCATCTGTCTGGGCCACCAGGTGCTGGCCGACCGGCTCGGCCTGGCGGTGACCCGCCGGCCGCTGCCCAGCCAGGGACTGCAGCGGGAGATCGACTTCTTCGGTATCCCGCGCCGGGTCGGCTTCTACTCAAGTTTCACCGCCCGCTGCGACACCGCGAGCCTGCCCACCGCGTACGGGCAGGTCCGGCTGTGCCGCGACGAGACCGACGGCGCGGTGCACGCGCTGGTCGGCCCCCGGTTCGCCGGGGTGCAGTTCCACCCCGAGTCGGTACTCAGCCCGGACGGCCTGGACGTGCTGCGGGACCTGCTGGTCGATCTGGTCGCGGTCAACCGGCGGCCAGACCGCGTTTGACCGCCGCGGCGATATCGACCACCCGCCGGGCGGTCAGGGCGGTCGCGGTCAGCGCCGCCTCGTCCGGCGGGATCTCGCCGTTGTTGCTGGTGTGCGAGGCGCCGTACGGGTTGCCGCCGACGAACTGGCTCGGCTCCACGTAGCCGGGGGTGACCACGATGCCACCCCAGTGGTAGACGACGTTGTACAGCGACAGCAGCGTGGCCTCCTGGCCGCCGTGCGCGGTCGCGGTCGAGCAGAATCCGGAGAACACCTTGTTGACCAGGACGCCCTTGGCCCACAACGGTCCACTGCCGTCGATGAACTGCTTCAGCTGCGCGGCCATCACCCCGTACCGGGTCGGGGTGCCGAAGATGACCGCGTCCGACCAGGCCAGGTCGTCGATCTCGGCCTCCATCACGTCCTCGGTCTCCAGCCGGTGCGCGTGCCAGCCGGAGTTGGACCGGATCGCCTCCTCGGGGGCGAGCTCGCGGACCTTGCGGAGCCGCACCTGCGCGCCGGCCTTCTCCGCGGCCTCCACGGCGGCCTGCGCCATCTTGTAGGTGGTCCCGGTGGCGCTGTAGTAGATCACCGACAGGTTGATCGGGTCGTCCATCGATAGCTCCTTCGGTTCGGCTCGGATCTGCCCCGGTACCGCGCTACCCGTTCGTTGCGCCGGCAAACACCGGTGCCGGCATCGGCTCCGACGGTGCCCGCCGATCCGTCCGACATCGGGAGTGCGGCGCTCGCGCCGCCGGCCCGGCTCACAACACTGGATCCGGGATTGTGAACGAACGGACCCTGGGCGACACGTGAACGGGGTAGGTAGCTTTCGTTACGACTCGGTCGCCGCCGCCGCCGACCCGCTCTTCCCGCCGGTACGCCCGCCGGCAGCCCGGTACGTCCGCCGGCAGCCCGGCGGGCCCCGCCGTCGATCCTTGAGGAGGTCCTGATGCGTGACCGTCAGGCGCTCGCGTTGGCGTTCGATGTCCCGGGCCTGCCGCCACTGAAGAACCAGACACTGTCCATCTTCACCGCCGGCAACCGCCAGGCGGCGCGGGTCCGTACCCTGCTGACCGCGGCGTGCGACGCGGCGCAGCGCAGCGGCTGGACGCCGCTGACCGAGCCGGTTGCGCTGGAGGTCGTGGTACGCCGCCCGAGCGGGCACCAGTTCGGCTATGCGACGAACTTCCTCGGCGGCATCGGCGACGTACTGCAGGACAAGCGCCACGAACCGGTCGGCACCGTCGCCCACCTCGGCGTCCTCGTCGACGTGGCGCTGTTCGTCACCGACCGGCAGATCCAGCGGATCTGCTACCGCGAGGAGTACGCCGACGAACCGTCGTACCAGGTGACGGTCGCCGCGCTCGACCAGCCCGACGTCTGAGGCCGGCCCGACGTCTTGAGCCAGCGCGGCACTGTCACGCCGCTTCGCTGACCAGCGACGCTACTTCGTCGGCACAGCCCCAGCTCAGCGTCACGCCGGCACCGCCGTGGCCGTAGCAGTGGATCAGCCGGGTGACCCCGGCCGGCGGCGCGGGATCAGCCTCCACCCGGGCACCGCCGTGCCGCCCGGGCCGCAGCCCGACCCGCTGGGCGAGGACCGCCGCACCGGCCAGCTCGGGAACGAGGGCGGCGCAGCGGGCCCGGATCGCCCGGCTCGTCGCCGGATCGGGCAGTTCGCCGTCGACGCCCGGCTCGAACGTGCCGCCGAGCACGACGTCGCGCCGCCGGGGGTGCACGTACGTGGAGCCGTCGGGGTGGTGTTCGTCGCGTACCGAGGTGGCGATGCCGGGATTGGCCACCAGCACCACCTGGCCGCGGATCGGATGCACCGCAGGATCGGCGGCCAGCCGACCGGCGGCCAGGCCGGTGGCGTTCACCACCACCGGCGCCAGCTGGCCCGCCTCGGCCAGATCGGACAGGTCACGCTGGCGCAGCACGCCGCCGGCGGAGACGAACCGTCGGGTGAGCCAGTCCAGGTACGGCCGCATCTCCACGGTGGGCACCGTGCACCGCCACTCGGCCACCACCCCACCGGCCGGAGCGGCGCCGGTGGCCGGCACCACCGGGGTGACCGGGCAGTAACGCAGGTCGGGAACGGCCGCTGCCCACCACGGTGGATCGTCGACCGGGGCACGCAGCAGCATCCGGGTCGGTCGCATCACCACCCCCGGCACCGGCTGCCGGGCCTGGTCGGCCAGTTCGTCGAAGGTGCGACGGGCCCAGTCGAGCACCCGGGACGTACCGTCGGTCCGGGTCGGGTACCAGACCGCGGCGGCCACCGCCGACACGGTCTGCTCGACGGGGTGGGCGGTGACCACGGTCACCCGTAGTCCCCGTTGCTGCAGCCGGACGGCACAGCTGAGCCCGATGATGCCGGCTCCGACCACCACCGCGTCAGACACCGTCTCTCCTGTCCGTCCCGTCCGTTCGGCCGGCCCGCTCCGGGCGGTACCCGTACCCGCCGGGCCACATCCTGCCGGACCGGGTCACGGTCCGTGCGACGGCCCCAGCCGCAGCGGTCCCCGCGCCGGTCCCAACCGCAGAGGGTCGGTGGTCAGTACCCGACATCGACGGCGACGACGAACCGGTCGCCGAGGCCGACCTCGGCGACCCGTACCGGCGGCGGCTGGTCCGGCCCGCCGGCCGGGTCGATACCGAGACCGTAGGTGACCCGGCCCTCGTAGTCGCCGGCGAACCCGTAGCCACGCAGGCTGCCCAGCCGCAGCTGCGGGCCCGGCGATCGCTGGACCGACATCCGGCCGTACGCGTCGTGGGCCTGCGCGGAGACGAACCGGATCTGCAGAAAGCAGTCGCCAGCCAGGTCGACCGGCTCGCCGGTGCCGTCGAAGACGATCCGCGGCTGGTAACCGACCTCGTAGGACGGGAATCCGGACCGGAACACGAACGAGATCCGGCTGTACGCCGGGTCGGTGTCGACGTGGTCGGTGGCCTCGATCTCCACCAGGTACGGCAGTGGCGGAGCCGGCCGAGGTGCGACCGGCGGACGGACGTCGTTGCGGATGACGACGGTCTGCGACGGCACCGCCCAGTCGTAGCGCACCCGGTGATCACCCGAGCCGGGGCCATCGGTTCCGTCCGGTCCCCCCGGTCCGCTCCGGCCTGGGTCCACCACCACGGGTGACTCCCGCTGGCCGGCACCGGTTCCCACCGGGTCGGTCGCGGTGCAGCCGGCGGCGGCCAGGAGCATGGCGAGGCTGACGATCGTCGGTACGCGCAGATGGGTCATACCGGACTGACGCGCAGCTGACCACCGGGGTTTACCAGTGGCCGGACCCCGCCCGCGCCGACGGTCCGGTCAGGACCGCCACTTGATCGAGCAGCCCATGCTTGGCTGGTGCGGCTCTGGCACCGGGTGCCCGGCCAGCACCAGTTCGATCGCGGCCCGCAGCGCGGCACCGGTGACCGGCTTGCCGTTGCCCGGGGTGGAGTCGTCGAACGCGCCCCGGTAGGCCAGGGTGCGGTCGGCGCCGTACAGGAAGAAGTCCGGAGTGCACACCGCCTGGTAGGCACGGCCGACCTGCTGGGTGGCGTCGACGAGGTACGGGAAGCTCCAGCCGGCCCGCTGTGCCTGGGCGGCGAGTTGCGCGGGGGCGTCGTCGGGGTACGCCTCGGCGTCGTTGGTGCAGATGCCGACGACGGCCAGGGTCGGAAACTCGGCGAGCACCTTGGCCAGTCCGACCTCGACGTGTTTCACGTACGGGCAGTGGTTGCAGATGAAGGCGACGAGCAGTGCCGGGGCGTCGGCGAAGTCGTCGCGGCGGACCACGTGACCGGTGACGTCCGCCAACGCGAAGTCGGGCGCGGGGGTGCCCAGCGGCACCATCTCTGAGGTGACAGCCATGCCCGCCACCCTACCCGCGCGCTCGGCCAGGGCAGTGGGATGCGACCGCTGGCTACCCTCGGCGCCATGCCGTCACGCGCCGTCGCACTGGACCGGCTGTTGACCGGGTTCGGCCTGGCGATGATCGGCGGCGCAGCGCTGTGGCTGCTCGCCACCGGGCGTACCGAGGTGACGACCTCGGCGGACGTCGAGGCGTCCCCGGTGACGATCCCCACGGTCGTGGTGCCGTTGGTCGCCGGGATGCTGCTGGCCAGGCTGGTGCCGCCGCAGCTGCCGGCGTTGCGCCCGGCGGACGCCGACGCGCGGTCGGCCCTCACCCGGCAGGTGGTCGGCCTGGGCACGGTCGCGGTGGCGTTCGCCGTGCTGGCGTTGCTCCTCGGGCCGGGAAGCGTCTGGTACGGCCCGGTGAAGGTCGCGCTGCTTCTCGGTGGCGCCTGGTGGGTGCTGCGGAACTGGCCGGCGCCACCGCCCGACGGCCGGGAGCATCGGCGGGCGGTCCCGGGGCGGTGGTACTGGCTGGGTCCGCTGCCGGCGGTCGTCGGCTGGGCCTGGCTGGCGTACTACAGCCCGCTGACCGGACCGTCCGACCTGTCCGGCTACCGGGCCTACGAGCCGATGGTCCTGCTCGGGGCGATGCTGCTGACCTTCCTTACCGCGAGTGTGCTGGAGGAGGTCTTCTACCGAGTGCTGCTGCAGACGCGGTTGGAGGCGCTGCTCGGCCGCTGGCCCGCGATCACCGCGACCGCGCTGCTGTACGCGGCGATGCACACCCACCGGATCGGCACCGGCCCGCTGGCCGACATGGTCGCGGTGGTGCTGATGTTCAACGGCGGGCTCGGCCTGTTCCTCGGCTACCTGTGGTCGCGGTACCGCAACGGGTGGGCGATCGTCGCCGTGCACGGCGCGGTCAACTCACTCACTCTGCTGCCGCTGCTCGTCGGCTGACCCGCCCGCGTTCAGTCGGGCGGTGTGGTTGCCCACACCGGTCCGATGGGTCGGACGGATCGCCGCAGTCGCGCTATCGTCGATTTATTCAACGCGTAATGAAATCGATGGAGGTGGTCGTGATGGGCGTTGACACCGCCGACTGTGTGGTCTCCGGTGGTGGACCGGCCGGCATGATGCTCGGCCTGCTGCTGGCCCGCGCCGGGGTGCGGGTGGTCGTCTGTGAGAAGCACGAGGACTTCCTGCGGGACTTCCGTGGCGACACCGTGCACCCGTCGACGTTGCGGCTGCTCGACGAGCTCGGCCTCGGCGACCAGTTCGCCGCTCTGCCGCAGACCCGGATCCACGAGGTCGCCTTTCCGACCGGCGAGGACCGGCAGATCGTCGTCGGGGACCTGCGCCGGTTGCACACCCCGCACCCGTACATCGCGATGGTGCCGCAGTGGGACCTGCTCAACCTGCTGGCCAAGGCGGCGTCGGCCGAACCGACGTTCACCCTGCGGACGGGGACCGAGGTGACCGGCCTGCTGCACGACGGCGACCGGGTCGCCGGGGTGCGCTACCGGACCACGGACGGTGTCACCGGCGAGATCCGGGCGGCGCTGACCGTGGCCTGCGACGGGCGCTGGTCGACCGTGCGACGGGCGGCCGGGCTGCGGCCCCGCGAGTTCCCGGTGCCGATCGACGCCTGGTGGTTCCGGCTGCCCCGGCGCGACACCGACGACCTGCCGGGCCTGGTGCCGGCCGCCGGCCACGGCGCGATGGTCGTGGTGTTTCCCCGGGAGGGCCACCTGCAGGTCGCCTACATCGCCCGCAAGGGGACCGACGCCGAGTTGCGCAGCCGCGGGCTGGCGGCGTTCCAGCGCCAGGTGGCCACCGTCGCACCCCGGCTCGCCGACCGGCTCGACGCGCTGACCAGCATGGACGACGTCAAACATCTGGACGTACGGGTGAACCGGCTGCGCCGCTGGCACCGCGACGGTCTGCTCTGCATCGGCGACGCCGCGCACGCGATGAGCCCGGTGGGCGGGGTCGGCATCAACCTCGCCGTCGCCGATGCCGTCGCGGCGGCGACCCGGCTGGCCGGGCCGCTGCGCCGGGGCCGGATCACCCCGGCGGAGCTGGCCACGGTACGGGCCCGCCGGGCCCTGCCGACCGTCGTGGTGCAGACCCTGCAGCAGAACCTGCACCGCACCATCGTCCAGCCGATCCTGGACGGTCGGCGGGTCGGCCCACCGGCCCCGCTGCTGACCCTGATGCGCCGGTTCCCACCGGCGTCGCTGCTACCCGCCTACCTGATCGGCATC is drawn from Micromonospora sp. Llam0 and contains these coding sequences:
- a CDS encoding roadblock/LC7 domain-containing protein codes for the protein MSKEARDLSWLVSAFAERVPGVAHAIVVSSDGLLVAVSDHLPRDHADKLSAVTSGLMSITSGAAQMFDNDVVKQTVVEMGRGYFLIMNIRDGSILATLAASDADIGVVGYEMARLAKQAGEMLTPALRAELQQALPR
- a CDS encoding nitrate- and nitrite sensing domain-containing protein encodes the protein MVAPGGPYDNAVPYPRRRLTDDDGVTPHRRRLRLRPRDWRMGAKLAAVLVVPSVAFLVVASVQTGSLVGQATALNEFARQVQIGEQVTALVHELQQERDRSAGELAVRQAGVGFDPERSVEVLQPHYDAVDRRIADFLAAAGPQSGGDAAWQTAYSRVLESLDQLPPLRESISGGAVGADTVFGNYTRAIDALLDLLAEPSPGQDRPELTQAVLRSVQLARVKELGSRIRAQLYAAARAGRYGPEDQVSLTDLRAQQLTALAEFRVTATGNQIARYSQAAADPRFVAAVELEETTIVGGAASPAVLEPDAWWAASQDRHQLLRQVESSVLGSAVSLAEARSDQQLQRTVLVAGAVLGVLFIALFTSVAIGRSIARSLRVLRSQALQVAQLDLPDTLQRLRSVESGVPQIEIPPAAVRTRDEVGEVAEAFVAVHRSAVTVAVEQAVMRRNVNAMFVNLARRSQVLVERQLELLDELERDEGDPDQLDNLFKLDHLAARMRRNDESLLVLAGTEASRRWSRPVALSAVTLAAAAEIEQYPRIRHDVEDKLHIVGHAVGDLVHLLAELLENATAFSPPYTNVHVTGHEYAPQSVLIEITDEGMGMSAEAIEQANVTLAEPPAADVAASERMGLFVVSHLAARLGVRVQLRPAERGLVANVWLPGTVLAAPDEDAPYVASAGRSPTDYPTREMRAVGAAVRASAGDPVAGQPPAALAGRGPAFAPPAARPSVPAARPSTPAEEPGPVAPAQPAVIAQPRAVLALRPMTALPAGPAAGDRAVAVRRGGRRPTPTRAEDILASAGGAASRGASAGGAAAGGGSVWWERQRGPVAPLPPTPAPPVVPVTAGTSSKGLPVRVPMASLPVSAESPAAPVPAPVDEPDPDAVSSVLSRFYGGVRRAESEDTSEMTLAPAGRRGEEEQE
- a CDS encoding FGGY family carbohydrate kinase, which encodes MSILALDLGTSSVRGLVLDNAAVPQQDALARRKVALAVDRDGAATLDPADYLAALIDCVDELDSAGRLDGVELVASAAQWHSVLPLDPAGAPIGPLMTWLDTRPAALPGATAPVDEADFHERTGTWWHRFYWTVRLPWLRRHCGGRPARFVGLPEYVLTGLLGPAPMSVSQASGTGMLDLVTMQWDPEAVRLAGVRPGELPELAPADWRGQLRAEFARRWPALAGVPWTPTIGDGAASNIGSGCLDPSRAAVTVGTSAAVRVVQLAAPGVPLPPLPAQLWRYRVDHTRIVTGRAYSAGGNLYSWANRELRLPQGAELERALELIEPGEGVPADPRFGGDRPPGRAPAGSGELRGLGFGTTAVDIFAGLMEGVCRQVAGDLDEIESTMDGPVTEVVLGGGALSASDWWRRAFGAVLAPRQVRYMAEPEVGATGAALVALGRLDGPGPARDIGRTDDGESAGKLPASQPLYPS
- a CDS encoding anthranilate synthase family protein; its protein translation is MTDHLSSLLRAVHDGVDPGPFALLRRDGADVVELLRGTPHRADRLADIPLPAGPANQPATLAVVPYRQIAERGFAHVDDGLPLECIRVSTYRQVPVATAIRDLPGTPVTTDGGGFDIADDEYADLVAQVLRDEIGNGAGANFVLHRTYRARLVAPGGSAADRVARSAALVAGLSALRRLLRDERGAYWTFLVYTGERVLVGATPERHVSVSDGLAMMNPISGTLRHPRGEPDLATVLSFLDDPKEVEELYMVLDEELKMMATVAEHGGQVIGPYLKRMSRLSHTEYLLAGRNCHDVREVLRQTMFAPTVTGSPIESACRVIARYSPGGRRYYAGVLALLGHDSDGAQTLDAPILIRAAEIDLTGEIRVPVGATLVRHSTPSGEVAETHAKASAVLASLGLASGPVSGPTSGPVPGLTSGPAVPSDRSAADGAASCGTGLPAGTPGTGVAAALAHPEHPAVVRALGARNDRLARFWLEQRVPGAVAESQLTGLDVLVVDAEDSFTGMLAHLLRALGAAVRQVRWDQTATVDPATADVLVAGPGPGDPTDPAQPRMAVLRRVVDAALHRGQPLLGICLGHQVLADRLGLAVTRRPLPSQGLQREIDFFGIPRRVGFYSSFTARCDTASLPTAYGQVRLCRDETDGAVHALVGPRFAGVQFHPESVLSPDGLDVLRDLLVDLVAVNRRPDRV
- the wrbA gene encoding NAD(P)H:quinone oxidoreductase, with the protein product MDDPINLSVIYYSATGTTYKMAQAAVEAAEKAGAQVRLRKVRELAPEEAIRSNSGWHAHRLETEDVMEAEIDDLAWSDAVIFGTPTRYGVMAAQLKQFIDGSGPLWAKGVLVNKVFSGFCSTATAHGGQEATLLSLYNVVYHWGGIVVTPGYVEPSQFVGGNPYGASHTSNNGEIPPDEAALTATALTARRVVDIAAAVKRGLAAG